One genomic segment of Vidua chalybeata isolate OUT-0048 chromosome 36, bVidCha1 merged haplotype, whole genome shotgun sequence includes these proteins:
- the NAA38 gene encoding N-alpha-acetyltransferase 38, NatC auxiliary subunit isoform X1 has translation MADPPEEAGGGPAQPGAGVAGPPRGRQRLEALLNRSLRIRMSDGRTLVGAFLCTDRQSNVILGSAQEFLKAADAFPGSEPRVLGLAMVPGHHIVSIEVEPPYP, from the exons ATGGCGGATCCGCCGGAGGAGGCGGGGGGTGGCCCGGCC cagcccGGGGCGGGGGTCGCGGGGCCCCCCCGGGGGCGGCAGCGGCTGGAGGCGCTGCTGAACCGCAGCCTCCGCATCCGCATGTCGGACGGGCGGACCCTGGTGGGAGCGTTCCTGTGCACGGACCGCCAGAGCAACGTGATCCTGGGCTCGGCACAGGAGTTCCTCAAGGCCGCAG ACGCCTTCCCGGGCAGTGAACCCCGAGTTCTGGGGCTGGCCATGGTGCCCGGGCACCACATCGTGTCCATCGAGGTGGAGCCCCCCTACCCCTGA
- the NAA38 gene encoding N-alpha-acetyltransferase 38, NatC auxiliary subunit isoform X2: MADPPEEAGGGPAPGAGVAGPPRGRQRLEALLNRSLRIRMSDGRTLVGAFLCTDRQSNVILGSAQEFLKAADAFPGSEPRVLGLAMVPGHHIVSIEVEPPYP, translated from the exons ATGGCGGATCCGCCGGAGGAGGCGGGGGGTGGCCCGGCC cccGGGGCGGGGGTCGCGGGGCCCCCCCGGGGGCGGCAGCGGCTGGAGGCGCTGCTGAACCGCAGCCTCCGCATCCGCATGTCGGACGGGCGGACCCTGGTGGGAGCGTTCCTGTGCACGGACCGCCAGAGCAACGTGATCCTGGGCTCGGCACAGGAGTTCCTCAAGGCCGCAG ACGCCTTCCCGGGCAGTGAACCCCGAGTTCTGGGGCTGGCCATGGTGCCCGGGCACCACATCGTGTCCATCGAGGTGGAGCCCCCCTACCCCTGA